The sequence CCAGGGACGGCTGTGCCTGGTACCGCCGGAGGACCCGACGGCTCTGGCCAAGGCCCTGGGACGGCTGCTGACCGAACCGCGGCTGCTCGCCGAACTCGGGGAGCAGGCCCGGCAGCACGCCCGGACGGACTTCGACGTGCGGCGGACCACGGACGCGGTCACCAGCCTCTACCACGAACTGCTGGGCAGGCCCCGGCCCTTGAACCAGGAGCGCATCAGCCGATGACGATGGACAGCGCACCCGCCCGGCACACCGGGCAGGGCGGTACGGGGCCCGCCGGCGGCAGCGCTTTCGCGCCCGCGCCCCACCCTGCGGCCCGCCGGTCCGCGGCATCCATCCACCCCCCGCGCAGCCCCAGGGCCGACCAGGCCCGGACCGCCGTACGGGCGGGGCGGGGCCGCCACCACGGGGTCACGGCGGGGGTGCTCCCGCTGCTGACCGCCGACGCGCTGGCCGCCGTGCTCACCGCGACGGCCCTGCCGGGACCCGTGCTGCCGGTCGCGGCCGCCCTGCCGGCCGCCGCGCTGTTCGCGGCGCTGAACGCGCAGGCCGGGCTGTACCGGCCGCGGCTGGCCCCCTCCGCACTGCTCGAACTGCCCGCACTGGCCGGGCGGTCCGCCGCCCTGTGGTGCGGGGCCGCGGCCGTGCTGGCCGCCGTCGACCCGGGCCGGGCCCTGGGCTGGAGCGTGCTGCTCACCGCGGTCTGCGCCCAGGTGGTCCTCGCGTGCGCGGGCCGCGGGGCCGTGAACCAGCTCCGCCGCCGCGCCGCCGTGCGCAGGCCCGCCTCCGCCCTCGTGGTCGGCCCCGGCGCCGGGGCCGCCGCGGTGGCCGCCGCCCTGCACGGCCGCCCCGAGTACGGGCTGCGCCCCGTAGGTCTGGCCGACACCCCCAGCGGCGGCGCCGAGACGCCGTCGGCCCGGCCCGGCGGCCTGCCGGTGCTGGCCACCCACGAGGACGTCCGGCGGGCGGTCATCCAGAACTCCGTCCGGCACGCCGTGTTCACCCGCCCGGCCGAGGCCGACGAGCGCACCGCCTCTCTGGTCCGGCTCTTCCACGACCACGGCTGCCGGCTCTGGCTCGCCGACCCGGCCGGTACCGCCAAGGTCACCGGCATGCGGGTGCCCCAGCCCGCCGACCAGCTGTGGGGGTACGCCGTACAGCCGCTGCTGCCGCGTCCGGCGCGGCCGGTGGAGCGCTGGGCCAAGCGGGGCATCGACACCGTCCTCGCCGCGCTCGCGCTGGTCGCCGCCGCCCCCGTGATGGGCGCCTGCGCGCTGGCCGTCCGGCTGGGGGACGGGCCGGGGGTGATCTTCCGGCAGGAGCGGGTCGGCCTGTACGGGCGCCCCTTCACCCTGCTGAAGTTCCGCACCCTGCGCGCCGACGAGCACGAGGCCGCCACTCGCTGGACGGTGGCGGGCGACCGCCGGATGAGCCCGGTCGGCTCCTTCTTGCGCAAGTCCTCGCTGGACGAGCTGCCGCAGCTGTGGAACGTCGTACGGGGTGACATGAGCCTGGTCGGTCCGCGCCCCGAACGGCCCTTCTTCGTCGCCAAGTTCAGCAGCGTCCACCCCGGCTACGAGGCCCGCCACCGGATGCCCGTCGGCATCACCGGCCTGGCCCAGATCAACGGTCTGCGCGGGGACACCTCCATCGAGGACCGGGCCCGCTTCGACAACCACTACATCGACACCTGGTCGCTGTGGCAGGACCTGTGGATCCTCGCCCGCACCGCGGCCTCCTTCTTCCGCTTCCGGCTGGGGGGCAGCTGATGAGCTTCGCCGTATCCCTGCACGGCTCCCGAACCGACCGAACCGACCGAACCGACCGGCCTGCCCGGCCTGCCCGGCCCGCCCGGCCCGCCCGGACCGGCCTGCCGGGCCTGTTGCGCCGGCACTGGCCGCTGTTGCCGCTCGCCGCGACCGTGCTGTTCCTGCTGGCCCCGCTCCCGGCGGGCGACGCGACGACCTCCGGCAAGGTAGGCCCGGCCGACGCCGCCTCGCTGCTGCTCGTCCTCGTCTGCGCCGTGCAGGCGCTGCGCGGCCGGGTGCGGGAGCTGACCCCGCTGGGCGTGCTCGTGATCGGGATGCCTGCCGTGGGCCTGGCCGTCGCGACGGTCACCGCCGGGGACCCCTACGCGGCCCTGCCGGGCTTCGTGCGCTACCTCCAGGTGTTCGTGCTCGTTCCGGCGGCCGTGGTGCTGCTGGTGCGCGACGCCAAGGAGTTCCGGCTGGCCGCGGGCTGCTTCATGGTCCTGGCGCTGGTGCAGGGCGCGGTGGGCGTCGTGCAGTACGCGACCCGCACCGGGGCCTCGTACCAGGGCCAGGACATCCGGGCCGTGGGCACCTTCGGCCCCGGTGACGTCATGGGCATGGCCACCGTGGTGGCGTACGGGCTGGTCGTGGCGACCGCGGTCGCGCTGGCGCCGGGACTGCCGCGGCGGGTCCGGCGGATCTCCGGGGGCGTGGCGCTGGCGCTGGTGCTGCCGCTGGTGCTGTCGTTCAGCCGGGGCGTGTGGATCGCCACCGC comes from Streptomyces sp. NBC_01408 and encodes:
- a CDS encoding exopolysaccharide biosynthesis polyprenyl glycosylphosphotransferase; the encoded protein is MDSAPARHTGQGGTGPAGGSAFAPAPHPAARRSAASIHPPRSPRADQARTAVRAGRGRHHGVTAGVLPLLTADALAAVLTATALPGPVLPVAAALPAAALFAALNAQAGLYRPRLAPSALLELPALAGRSAALWCGAAAVLAAVDPGRALGWSVLLTAVCAQVVLACAGRGAVNQLRRRAAVRRPASALVVGPGAGAAAVAAALHGRPEYGLRPVGLADTPSGGAETPSARPGGLPVLATHEDVRRAVIQNSVRHAVFTRPAEADERTASLVRLFHDHGCRLWLADPAGTAKVTGMRVPQPADQLWGYAVQPLLPRPARPVERWAKRGIDTVLAALALVAAAPVMGACALAVRLGDGPGVIFRQERVGLYGRPFTLLKFRTLRADEHEAATRWTVAGDRRMSPVGSFLRKSSLDELPQLWNVVRGDMSLVGPRPERPFFVAKFSSVHPGYEARHRMPVGITGLAQINGLRGDTSIEDRARFDNHYIDTWSLWQDLWILARTAASFFRFRLGGS